The Aneurinibacillus migulanus genome contains the following window.
TTTATGTAGGTGTACATTACCCACTCGATATTATGGCTGGAGCTGTTTTAGGACTTACGGTAGGAATGATTGCTATGCGTCTGCCGGTTATGCACATCGTTGCTCGGCTCTTTCCCGTTCGTAGATAGCTGCAGCCTATACATATTGAGCTTTCCTATCTTTTTGTCATCGGACTTTGTTTATTTATCACATATAATGAAGAGAAGAAGGCATAATGGAGAGGAAGAAGCCTATGGAAACGGAGAATATGCGAGAAATGCCTGCAAAAGACACGTATTACCATATGAAGTCAAAAGAAATGGAAGTGGTGTATGAGGCGATTGATAATGTAGCCAAGTATGACTCCACAGTACTCATTCTCGGGGAATCCGGGGTTGGAAAAGAAGGGCTTGTGAAACGGATTCACGATATGAGTGCCCGCAGCCATGGTCCGCTTATTCGTATTAATTGCGGAGCTATTCCTGATAACTTGATGGAATCGGAAATGTTCGGTTATGCGAAGGGCGCGTTTACCGGGGCAACAAGTCAAGGGAAGCTGGGATTAATGTCACTAGCCAATGAAGGTACGCTATTTCTCGATGAAGTAGCTGAATTGTCCCTAACGATTCAAGTAAAGCTCTTACGGGTTCTCCAGGAACGGCATTTCTATCCAATTGGCGGTGTGAAACCGGTCACTGTAGACATTCGTCTAGTCGCAGCGACCAACCGGAATTTGCAGAGCATGGTCGAGAGCGGCCGATTCCGTGAAGATTTATACTA
Protein-coding sequences here:
- a CDS encoding sigma-54 interaction domain-containing protein; this encodes METENMREMPAKDTYYHMKSKEMEVVYEAIDNVAKYDSTVLILGESGVGKEGLVKRIHDMSARSHGPLIRINCGAIPDNLMESEMFGYAKGAFTGATSQGKLGLMSLANEGTLFLDEVAELSLTIQVKLLRVLQERHFYPIGGVKPVTVDIRLVAATNRNLQSMVESGRFREDLYYRLNVVPIEVPALRERKEDIPGLITFFLRKLELKYQRNKTITEQALAILLQYDWPGNIRQLENMIERLVVTTRGDTIDVQDVPREIKESIGEKKYIEIPDKLPLKELVAQFESAVIQDALRRNKTLSKTSKELGLDVSTLSRKCKKYQIDI